AATGCCGAAAGTCCAACTACGATCGCAACATAGAGCAGCCTAAGTGCATACTGCAGAAAATCAAAACGATCCGGTAACGTTATTTCATCAACTATCTTTTATATTAACTCAGATTGGTCCGAAGGCAATAAACTGGGATTGAGTTAACCAGATTTTCATACAGGCTAGTGGCACATACCTTATCTACAGTATCATTAGACAATTTGGCATTGGGATCTCCATATTCATTGATCACTTTGCTAAGAACAAGCATTGTAAGAGGGTACTGCAATCCATCTCCGATACTACCCAAAGTTCCGAAAAACATTAACAGCTTGTCGACATTGTCAGCATATCGAAACATGCCATCTTTGGAAACCATTTTTCTGATGTTTCCTTTCAGTAGAAATGGGACActatcttttgatttttgtttactTTCATCAGCTCTAATGGAAGCTTAAATGAGTTTTATATACTGGACCATATGTACAGGTATCCACAATCTATTTGCAGGCAGAATCTAGCTTATTGTCTAGCTCTATTACAGTTTTTACGCCAATGACAAatggaatttgattaatttgtttttaaattggCCGGCTTTGGGCATCTTTGGACAGCAGAATGAATGCTGGTTTCAATGAATCCAGCCATCCAAGTGGCAaatgataaatctaaataaaaaaacatggcAAATCTGGGACGTGTGATAGAGCTTCGTGATGATTGGCCAGCCACaggtatttttataattctgaAGATTAGCCTTTGTTTTCACGTTTGATGCATTTGGAAACTTGGATCCAAAGTAGTAAAAACAAAAGATTTAGATTATAAGTTGAGCAATTTGTTCGCATCTTTCCATTGTCTTCTTCGTGGGAGCATTGGTGAAGCCTTGAAATAGCCCAATGTGTACGTTACAAGGACATTGAATGTTTCGCCCTCGTTGATGCTTTcgtatgttattatttttaaagaggCAGGCCATTGAGAATTGAACACGGggtatatagtttttaaaatatataaaactggATATCAAAATCTCACATCAACCCAAGTCCCTAATTGCTTCAGGAAGAGGACATCTCATAACACAAAAAATGGGTGTGCGGTTAAAACTTCAACCATTGATTGCCTCTATTCTTTGTTTTATTCATCTGTGAAGTTAGCAGCCATTGATGACATACATGCCAATTGAAAATGAGTGATTGGTTCCCGACACTGAAATTTGAGATTTGCTCTCAGTGACTTCCTGTGTTCACAGAAGATGCTTCTTTGTCACCAGTCCCTACGTTGTTTGTGTTCGTGTAAACCCTcgaatgtataaaaaaaaaaaaaaaaacctaatccttttatttatgttaatcaAATTAGGCATGGCATGGCATGCGTGAGATATGCACATAAACATTACCATGAGAACTGAAAGGCAAAGAGTGGTATATGCAGctttatatcattcaattttctcATCATGAAATCCAGTAACATACACGACATCGTTTCAAtacctaaaattcaaaaagaattaGCCACAAGAATGGCCTGCCTGCACCTAGCTTTAGCTTTTTCAAGCCTCTCACTCAAGGTCTCATCTTTCACAGCAGCTTTCACCATAGCCAAATCCATTTCCATCAACTTCAATACCCTAAACAACTCCGTCACCATCCTATCTTCCACTTCCCCTTCATCCCTCAACACCTCCGCTTCTTCCCTCGCTCTTTCCGCCACGATTTCCCCTGCTTTCGCCAACAGTTCCGTCGACCCAAACTCTCTCCCCATCAACCCTTCCAGCTTCTCCAAAAAATCCATTATCACGTACCCTTTGGGTTTCTCCAAGTTAATCTCCTTCGTCCTCCTCCATCCCACCTCGAAATTCGGCGGTTCCGGTTTTGCGATGTCGGGTCTCGGCCTTCTTTCTCGGACGATTTCCGATCTTCTTCGTTTCTCGATGGGGAAACTTTCTGGACTTGTGGTGGTTTCGTGGGAGATTGGAGATGGGAAATCCGATTGAGATGATTCTGACGTTGGGGAAGTGCATTTGATGGGGAAATGTAATGTTTTTGATGGGTTATTGGAGATTGATGAGAGGTTTGATGTATGGTTATGGAGAAGGTTTGGGGGAGAAAGGAAGGGAAGCAGAGTGGAAGCCATGGCAGAATTTTGTAAAACCAAACTGCAGTGAAGAAGATAAGGATGTTAAATATTGTATAGGCCAATTGCGGTTTGCTGCAGAAGATATTTGCAAAATATCCGCTGCAGTTtggataatttctttttatttccaataaatttagttaattttttatttaaatttaattatgctaAAACTTTTATAAGGCACTTAGGTTGATTCATAAATCCTAAATATAGACTTAAAACCAACATGGAgaagacaaaaaaaatacatatatttatgttaattatgGAATATTATACCATCATTAGTgaaagctaaaagaaaaaaaagaatgaaattgcATCTCTATCTCTAATgttatacaaaaaatttaaattactcgGAAAGAATGATATAACATGCTAAGTCAACTTAAAGTTACACTCTTAATAtcgctcaatgactaaaatgtaacaaacCGATAACATTAGTTACCATATCataacttttaataatattaatgatcatatcataatttttaaaatttagtgaccaaaatgtaatttaaactaatatataactttaacctaaatgtaaattaataagtgagtaaattttgataattcaattataatgtttttaagGATATTTGTAGCGattcaattttagaaaaaaattttattttagctctACATTGTTTTTGTCTCTCTTAGCActtgtattttttgtcaaaCTATCCAATACATATAGATTATCATATAGATGATAAGTCCtcatttaattacatttaaattatttttaatttttaaagtagttttataatttttgaaattttaaattttaaaaattaattaaatcttgatGTGCCGTAAATTTAGattctaatttaaatttgatatgctgaacttttattttaggataaattgCATCTAAAGCCACTAaaatattagtaagtttatgttttgggttactcaacttcaaaaattataaaatgattactaaactatttgaaagttttcatttaagttatagGATGTTAAAATCGTTATCAtatgattttctttgtttacaTTACTTACACTAATCGAAAGCTCTTCTTTCCAATCTTTTCTACAGTTCagtttttcataaaatattttcttcgATCTCTGACACTAGCTATCAGATCAATTTGGATCTAAAGTATGTTTTTTTACTCGCCAATGGATGCTAATCTACTGTACGATCATCAAATTGTCACTATtcagactttaaaaaaaatctcaacagcttaatgacttaaataaaaacttttaaataattcaataacttaaataaaaatattcaaatagtTTAGccaccattttataatttttgaagttgagtacaaaatgaaaattaccacctttattttattataagttttcgtatgatataattgatttaagttaaaaaaacagCTGAAAGTGAAAGTGTGAAACTCAATTGGAACTAAAACCTTGGATTTTGTGCTGCCGGGAAACCAAAGTTTGAAAGCGGCAATGGCAAAGACGCCGATAGGGCTAGAACCAGTGGTGGGATCCCTATCATCCTCTAAGAAGAAAGAATACAGAGTCACTAATCGACTCCAAGAGGGCAAACGCCCCCTGTACGCCGTCGTTTTCAACTTCATCGACTCTCGTTACTTCAACGTTTTTGCTACCGTCGGTGGTAATCGGGTAAGTCTTGTCTTTTTGGGTACCCTTTTTCCTATGATTTAATGGGTTTCTTTTTATCTTGCCTTTTAACGCTTAATTTTTCTGCATCAATTTGCTTAGTGAAAGGTCCAGTTTTTGAGAAGCTGTTATTAATTACTTCAATCTCCGAAGCTTTACTTTAGCTGTTTGCACTTCTTTCCTTAAGGAAAACCTTTTTTTGGGGGGGCtaaatttcatgaatgaattaaccctttttgatattttgttgTTTAGGATTACCCAGATGTTCTGTTCTTTTCTGAAGTCTTTCCCTTTCagtattcatttttattttggattcttattttgattagaaaattttcaatctttacCAGTTTTGTTTGCTCTTCTACCACCCTGATCCATCCATTGAAGTGATGTTAGTGATTGTTAATTTGCCCTTTTGTTTACAGGTGACGGTATACCAATGCCTCGAAGGAGGTGTTATAGCTGTTTTGCAGTCTTATGTTGATGAAGATGTAAGAAACAGCACTTCGATTGTATTTCTTTCTTCCATTAAAGTTTTCTTATTGATTCATTGCCTCATTCCGTGTGCTTTGTAGATCAGAAGGATGAGTCTTTCTACACTGTAAGTTGGGCCTGCAACATTGATGGTACACCATTTGTGGTTGCTGGAGGTATTAATGGCATAATCCGTGTAATTGATGCGAGCAATGAGAAAATACACAAGGTATCATCCTTAATCagatatgttatttttatgtccATTCTCCATTGTTGAAAACTGCTATTGTTATAGTGTATTTATACCTAGTTTTTTTTCATTCCATTGCATGGATGTGTATGTGCAGAGTTTTGTTGGACATGGTGACTCTATAAACGAAATCAGGACTCAGCCACTGAAACCATCACTTATAGTGTCTGCAAGCAAAGTAAGCGTCAAAACATTTGCTTGGCAACTGTTTGCTTTATCAAATGGCTAACATTTGAAATTGGAGCAGGATGAATCGGTTAGATTGTGGAATGTTCATACTGGAATCTGCATTCTGATATTTGCTGGAGCCGGGGGACACCGCAATGAAGTTTTGAGTGTGGTAGGTGCAGAGAATATTGAGTTATCGTGTTGTTGTCTTTTCCCTGGAGAACGGGACTATGTCGTATAATGTTTGCTATGTTTTCTACTTCCATTTTTTCCACTAATTGTATAATGTTTGCTATGTTTATGATGGCTATTGTAGGATTTCCATCCTTCAGACATATATCGAATTGCAAGTTGCGGGATGGACAACACTGTAAAGATTTGGTCAATGAAAGGTACGATTGTGACTGTCATCAGAGTGggttgtttttattgtttttggtgcCAACAAACTA
The nucleotide sequence above comes from Gossypium raimondii isolate GPD5lz chromosome 13, ASM2569854v1, whole genome shotgun sequence. Encoded proteins:
- the LOC105784366 gene encoding protein CHLORORESPIRATORY REDUCTION 41, chloroplastic; translation: MASTLLPFLSPPNLLHNHTSNLSSISNNPSKTLHFPIKCTSPTSESSQSDFPSPISHETTTSPESFPIEKRRRSEIVRERRPRPDIAKPEPPNFEVGWRRTKEINLEKPKGYVIMDFLEKLEGLMGREFGSTELLAKAGEIVAERAREEAEVLRDEGEVEDRMVTELFRVLKLMEMDLAMVKAAVKDETLSERLEKAKARCRQAILVANSF
- the LOC105783886 gene encoding polycomb group protein FIE1; translation: MAKTPIGLEPVVGSLSSSKKKEYRVTNRLQEGKRPLYAVVFNFIDSRYFNVFATVGGNRVTVYQCLEGGVIAVLQSYVDEDKDESFYTVSWACNIDGTPFVVAGGINGIIRVIDASNEKIHKSFVGHGDSINEIRTQPLKPSLIVSASKDESVRLWNVHTGICILIFAGAGGHRNEVLSVDFHPSDIYRIASCGMDNTVKIWSMKEFWTYVEKSFTWTDLPSKFPTKYVQFPVFLASVHSNYVDCNRWLGDFILSKSVDNEIVLWEPKMKEQSPGEGTADILQKYPVPECDIWFIKFSCDFHYNAAAIGNREGKIFVWELQSSPPVLIARLSHAQSKSPIRQTATSFDGSTILSCCEDGTIWRWDSVQTN